A genomic region of Mycobacterium senriense contains the following coding sequences:
- the sat gene encoding sulfate adenylyltransferase, whose protein sequence is MSYQGHNGKPIVERVSTENAAAQIEGLPRIPIPKATAHEVISLSYGFFTPLTGFMGWREVDGTLDNFQLPDGSLWSIPIVFDLSADDVEKYGVRVGERVVLEYLDAPMAIFEVSEIYQYDLERMAEKTYGTTDPRHPGVKKTLAYADRFIGGDITLINEPVFNEPFKSFWLTPRQHKDALAKKNWVRAVAHQTRNVPHTGHEALMKQAWLAANEDQPVDNLNTGVLVNAIIGQKRVGDYIDEAILLAQNELRTSGYFREDVHLVSFTLWDMRYAGPREAIFHAILRTNLGCTHHMFGRDHAGVGDFYHPYDSQNILKQHRSELGIKPVFLRENWYCPVCQEVTNSALCGHDDQSQSFSGSLIRSILTDEVKPTQKVMRHEVFEVVMDSAAKYGQGSPFVTEEYLKDRLPVFTLNQLENS, encoded by the coding sequence ATGAGCTACCAAGGCCATAACGGGAAGCCGATCGTGGAACGAGTGTCCACCGAGAATGCGGCGGCCCAGATCGAAGGGCTGCCGCGCATCCCGATCCCGAAAGCCACCGCGCATGAGGTGATCAGCCTGTCCTACGGGTTCTTCACCCCGCTAACCGGATTCATGGGCTGGCGCGAAGTGGATGGCACGCTGGACAACTTTCAGCTGCCAGACGGCTCGCTGTGGAGCATCCCGATCGTCTTCGATCTCTCCGCGGACGATGTCGAAAAGTACGGGGTGAGGGTGGGCGAACGCGTCGTCCTGGAGTATCTCGATGCCCCGATGGCGATCTTCGAGGTCTCCGAGATCTACCAATACGATCTGGAGCGGATGGCCGAAAAGACCTACGGCACGACCGATCCCCGGCACCCGGGCGTCAAGAAGACGCTGGCTTATGCGGATCGGTTCATCGGCGGCGACATCACGCTCATCAACGAGCCGGTGTTCAATGAACCCTTCAAGAGCTTCTGGCTCACGCCGCGCCAGCACAAGGATGCGCTGGCGAAAAAGAACTGGGTGCGCGCCGTCGCCCATCAAACGCGCAACGTTCCGCACACCGGCCACGAAGCCCTGATGAAGCAGGCGTGGCTGGCCGCGAACGAGGACCAGCCCGTCGACAATCTGAACACCGGCGTGCTGGTCAATGCCATCATCGGCCAGAAACGCGTCGGCGACTACATCGACGAGGCAATCCTGTTGGCGCAGAACGAGTTGCGGACCAGTGGGTATTTCCGCGAGGACGTCCATCTGGTGTCGTTCACGCTGTGGGACATGCGCTACGCCGGGCCCCGCGAGGCCATCTTCCACGCGATCCTGCGGACGAACCTCGGCTGTACGCATCACATGTTCGGGCGAGACCACGCCGGCGTCGGCGATTTCTACCACCCCTACGATTCCCAGAACATCCTCAAGCAACACCGCAGCGAGTTGGGCATCAAACCGGTCTTCCTGCGCGAGAACTGGTACTGCCCGGTGTGCCAGGAGGTCACCAACTCGGCCCTGTGCGGTCACGACGACCAGTCACAAAGCTTCAGCGGCAGCCTGATTCGAAGCATCCTGACCGACGAGGTCAAGCCGACCCAAAAGGTGATGCGGCACGAGGTTTTCGAAGTCGTGATGGACAGCGCCGCCAAGTACGGCCAGGGCTCGCCGTTCGTCACCGAGGAATATCTGAAGGACAGATTGCCGGTCTTTACGCTGAACCAGTTGGAGAACTCATGA
- a CDS encoding DUF6955 family protein, producing MSNGEKRIKVNVWINEERLEALANAGMADRAIEAFAGMKLLEIYTTDDQKDILLQRFPGSKYDSATTRSIELLPKQVKDRLLELSIKMHSTGPDVVGHFLDEAQTANSQ from the coding sequence ATGAGCAACGGCGAGAAGAGGATCAAGGTCAACGTCTGGATCAACGAGGAACGGCTGGAGGCGCTGGCGAATGCCGGAATGGCGGACCGGGCGATCGAGGCGTTCGCCGGCATGAAGCTACTCGAGATCTACACCACCGACGACCAGAAAGACATTTTGCTGCAGCGCTTTCCAGGGTCGAAGTATGACTCGGCCACCACTCGCTCGATCGAGCTGCTGCCCAAGCAGGTCAAGGACAGGCTGCTCGAACTGTCCATCAAGATGCACTCCACCGGTCCCGACGTGGTGGGTCACTTCCTGGACGAAGCCCAGACGGCGAACAGCCAGTAG
- the cysC gene encoding adenylyl-sulfate kinase, with amino-acid sequence MSNNITWHEHQISRAERERLNGHKGCVIWFTGLSGSGKSTVANVVEQKLYERGIRSYLLDGDNVRYGLNAGPDLLEERHGAEFAKRFGLGFSAQDREENIRRIGAVAKLFCESGTIALTAFISPYVRDRDAIRATLNDGDFQEIFIDTPIEICEQRDPKGLYKKARAGEIKGFTGIDDPYEAPAQPELRLDGGNKDADTLAEEVIAHLERAGVISARVRRDA; translated from the coding sequence ATGTCGAACAACATCACCTGGCACGAACACCAGATAAGCCGCGCCGAACGCGAAAGACTCAACGGTCACAAGGGCTGCGTCATCTGGTTCACCGGCCTGAGCGGAAGCGGCAAGAGCACGGTGGCCAACGTCGTCGAGCAGAAACTCTACGAGCGGGGCATTCGCAGCTACCTGCTGGACGGGGACAACGTCCGCTATGGACTCAATGCCGGCCCGGACCTTCTCGAGGAGCGCCACGGGGCCGAGTTCGCGAAGCGGTTCGGCCTGGGATTTTCCGCCCAGGATCGGGAGGAGAACATCCGCCGTATCGGCGCGGTCGCGAAGCTGTTCTGCGAGTCCGGCACCATCGCGCTGACGGCGTTCATCAGCCCGTACGTGCGTGATCGCGACGCCATCCGGGCCACCCTGAACGACGGCGATTTCCAGGAGATCTTCATCGACACCCCGATCGAGATCTGCGAGCAGCGTGATCCCAAGGGGCTCTACAAGAAAGCCCGCGCCGGCGAGATCAAAGGGTTCACCGGAATCGACGATCCCTACGAGGCTCCGGCGCAGCCCGAGCTGCGGCTCGACGGCGGCAACAAGGACGCGGACACGTTGGCCGAGGAAGTGATCGCCCATCTCGAGCGGGCGGGCGTCATCTCGGCCCGGGTCCGGCGAGACGCTTAG